In a genomic window of Mycobacteriales bacterium:
- a CDS encoding LamG-like jellyroll fold domain-containing protein, which translates to MTPRSQSRERRRRAGLVGLVATAGLVAALVAQGTTAGFTSGMTGKGTFSSGTALLADTIGTTTCTSTSGSTVGSGNSTNCTTNPLPSGTLPAGTTSVSTTLNAPGTLLSSVSAVGGSCGVQSVRDASSAGADTGIVRNTVTNQSAGPLSGSALAFTQSSSAYVSTLKSYTDPETFSIAAWFKYTSGTSGTIIGFTDNSISSGQSVADRALWVNGGKLYWGVAPGGTQKEVSGTASAGTWHLAVAEIGSSGERLYLDGSLLSSTTSVTTAGTYTGYWHLGWGGESGWSNAPSNLFWPGSLADVAVIPSQLSTAQITTLWGQTSNTNEQTQISALGPTAFWPLDDAATATYSGAVPGTGLPPFADASGNGNTGVGNGSITTGVSGPLGGTAASFDGSTAWMSTTNQYSDPHPLTITAWFKTSVASGTIIEFANIQNGLSGFTTWDRHIWVDSAGHLVWGVWPNQEEQVTSPGSYADGNWHQVAASVGPAGLLLYVDGSLVASNTSVTVPQVFDGYWRLGDGNENNVWTDPPPNVLWQGSLAQVAVYPAQLTAAQISALTTPSTASAYESAVLALNPTSFWELSDVTPSLTPCGQVYATIQTTTGSVVNCAFPAGSGACPTPSSAATLASWGNASLSGLTAGGSQTVNITLASAGATALTGVHVSGTMSFTATGAGFTAVLNHNFGPVTL; encoded by the coding sequence GTGACACCGCGATCGCAGTCGCGTGAACGCCGCCGGCGAGCCGGGCTCGTCGGTCTTGTCGCGACTGCCGGTCTCGTCGCCGCGCTGGTCGCCCAGGGGACGACCGCCGGCTTCACCAGCGGGATGACCGGCAAGGGAACCTTCTCCTCCGGCACCGCCCTTCTCGCCGACACCATCGGCACGACGACCTGCACGTCGACGTCAGGCAGCACGGTCGGCAGCGGCAACTCGACGAACTGCACGACGAACCCGCTGCCGAGTGGCACCCTTCCGGCCGGTACGACGTCGGTCTCCACGACCCTCAATGCTCCGGGCACGCTGCTGAGCTCGGTGAGTGCGGTCGGCGGGTCTTGCGGCGTGCAGTCGGTCCGGGACGCCTCGAGCGCCGGCGCCGACACCGGGATCGTCCGCAACACGGTCACGAACCAGAGCGCCGGCCCGCTGAGCGGCTCCGCCCTCGCGTTCACCCAGTCTTCCTCGGCGTACGTGTCGACGCTGAAGTCCTACACCGATCCCGAGACCTTCAGCATCGCCGCTTGGTTCAAGTACACCTCCGGCACCTCGGGCACGATCATCGGCTTCACCGACAACTCGATCAGCTCCGGCCAGTCGGTTGCGGACCGGGCGCTGTGGGTCAACGGCGGCAAGCTCTACTGGGGCGTCGCCCCCGGCGGCACGCAGAAGGAGGTCAGCGGCACCGCGTCCGCGGGCACCTGGCACCTGGCCGTCGCCGAGATCGGCTCGAGCGGTGAGCGGCTGTATCTCGACGGGTCGCTGCTGTCCTCGACGACGTCGGTGACCACGGCCGGTACCTACACCGGCTACTGGCACCTCGGCTGGGGCGGCGAGTCCGGATGGTCGAACGCGCCCTCCAACCTGTTCTGGCCTGGCTCGCTCGCCGATGTCGCCGTCATTCCCTCGCAGCTCTCGACGGCGCAGATCACGACCCTGTGGGGACAGACCAGCAACACGAACGAGCAGACGCAGATCAGCGCGCTCGGCCCGACCGCGTTCTGGCCGCTCGACGATGCTGCTACTGCGACCTACAGCGGGGCGGTTCCCGGAACCGGTCTCCCGCCGTTCGCAGACGCGAGCGGCAACGGCAACACGGGGGTCGGCAACGGATCGATCACCACGGGCGTCTCCGGTCCGCTCGGTGGCACCGCAGCGTCGTTCGACGGCAGTACGGCGTGGATGTCCACCACGAACCAGTACAGCGACCCTCATCCGCTGACGATTACCGCATGGTTCAAGACCTCGGTGGCGTCCGGGACGATCATCGAGTTCGCCAACATTCAGAACGGCCTGTCCGGCTTCACGACCTGGGACCGGCACATCTGGGTCGACTCGGCCGGCCACCTGGTCTGGGGCGTCTGGCCGAACCAGGAGGAGCAGGTCACGTCGCCCGGCTCCTACGCCGACGGCAACTGGCATCAGGTCGCCGCGTCGGTCGGCCCGGCCGGCCTCCTGCTCTACGTCGACGGCTCACTGGTCGCGTCCAACACGTCGGTGACGGTGCCGCAGGTGTTTGACGGCTACTGGCGGCTCGGTGACGGCAACGAGAACAACGTGTGGACCGACCCGCCGCCCAACGTCCTCTGGCAGGGCAGCCTGGCCCAGGTCGCGGTCTACCCGGCTCAGCTGACCGCGGCCCAGATCTCGGCGCTGACCACCCCGAGTACGGCGTCGGCGTACGAGTCCGCCGTACTCGCGCTGAACCCGACGTCGTTCTGGGAGCTCAGCGACGTTACGCCGTCCCTGACCCCCTGCGGCCAGGTCTACGCGACCATCCAGACCACGACCGGCTCGGTCGTGAACTGCGCATTCCCGGCCGGTAGCGGGGCCTGCCCGACGCCGAGCTCGGCCGCGACACTCGCCTCTTGGGGCAACGCATCGCTGTCCGGCCTGACGGCGGGCGGCAGCCAAACCGTCAATATCACCCTGGCGTCGGCCGGCGCGACCGCGCTGACCGGAGTCCATGTGAGCGGGACCATGTCGTTCACGGCCACGGGCGCCGGTTTCACGGCGGTCCTGAACCACAACTTCGGTCCGGTGACGCTGTGA
- a CDS encoding SDR family oxidoreductase encodes MTVVTGAAGGIGRATVLALVARGAHVVAVDHNAAALGELAQQNPAIVAVTLDVRETTHAQTVVETALDRFGRLDNVVANAGVGWVGRFDMMPIDDIDRLIEVNLRAPVLLARAALPPLLHQRDGSLVFTTSIAGTVPVPTEAVYSMSKAALESFADSIREEVRGHGVVVSTVRPGVVRTNFLASRSVAYDRRWPKPVDPERIARAVIRVLETGAERRTEPPWLDLATQARRRVPWLYRPLARWFG; translated from the coding sequence GTGACTGTTGTGACTGGTGCGGCGGGTGGGATTGGCCGCGCCACGGTGCTCGCGCTGGTCGCCCGCGGCGCGCATGTGGTGGCGGTTGACCACAACGCAGCAGCCCTCGGCGAGCTCGCGCAGCAGAACCCGGCAATCGTTGCGGTGACGCTCGATGTGCGGGAAACCACGCACGCGCAAACCGTCGTCGAGACCGCGCTGGACCGCTTCGGCCGGCTGGACAACGTCGTGGCCAACGCCGGTGTGGGCTGGGTCGGCCGCTTCGACATGATGCCGATTGACGACATCGACCGGCTGATCGAGGTCAACCTCCGGGCACCAGTGCTGCTCGCCCGGGCAGCACTGCCCCCATTACTCCATCAGCGTGACGGGTCCCTCGTCTTCACGACCTCGATCGCCGGCACGGTACCCGTCCCTACCGAGGCGGTTTACTCGATGTCGAAGGCTGCGCTCGAGTCTTTTGCCGACTCGATCCGTGAAGAAGTCCGGGGTCATGGCGTGGTCGTCTCGACCGTTCGACCCGGCGTGGTGCGCACCAACTTCCTCGCGTCGCGCTCGGTCGCCTACGACCGGCGCTGGCCCAAGCCGGTCGACCCCGAACGGATCGCGCGGGCGGTGATCCGGGTCCTCGAGACCGGCGCGGAACGCCGTACCGAGCCGCCTTGGCTCGATCTCGCGACCCAGGCCCGCCGTCGGGTGCCCTGGCTCTACCGGCCGCTCGCGCGCTGGTTCGGCTGA
- a CDS encoding aspartate aminotransferase family protein — translation MGFDIRALIEARRGENAALHDDHLNAQVPRMLGTIGFDRVLTTAAGAWYDDADGNRYLDFLSGFGVFGIGRNHPVVRRALQDVLDADLADMVQFDLPLLPGLLAEQLLARSPGMERVYFCNSGSEAVEAALKFARCATGKPRILYADHAYHGLTTGALSVNGAEEFRRGFAPLLPDTKVPFGDLEAIEREVRRGDVAALLVEPIQGKGVQVAPAGYLAGAQQLLHASGGLLIADEVQTGLGRTGRFLAHHHDGVTPDIVTVAKTLSGGFVPVGATMARAGIFEKVYSSLDRVFVHASTFMGNALAMTAGLATLAVLDDEDLIANAEHRGQQLTDGLRAIAADSELIADIRGRGLMIGIEFGRPSSLAARGMWTMLNTARKGLFAQLVVVPLYNRHRVLTQVAGDHMAVIKLLPPLMIGDEEVETFLTAFADVMADAKRPNGLAVDFGRTLVKQALGR, via the coding sequence GTGGGGTTCGACATCCGGGCGCTGATCGAGGCTCGTCGCGGCGAGAATGCGGCGCTGCACGACGACCACCTCAACGCCCAGGTGCCACGGATGCTCGGGACGATCGGGTTCGACCGGGTGCTGACCACCGCCGCGGGCGCCTGGTACGACGATGCTGACGGCAACCGCTACCTCGACTTCCTCTCCGGCTTCGGCGTCTTCGGCATCGGCCGCAACCACCCGGTCGTGCGCCGGGCGCTCCAGGACGTCCTGGACGCCGACCTCGCGGACATGGTCCAGTTCGACCTGCCGCTGCTGCCGGGCCTGCTGGCCGAGCAGCTGCTCGCCCGCTCGCCCGGGATGGAGCGGGTCTACTTCTGCAACAGCGGGAGCGAGGCGGTCGAGGCGGCACTGAAGTTCGCCCGCTGCGCCACCGGCAAGCCGCGCATCCTGTACGCCGACCACGCCTACCACGGCCTGACCACGGGCGCCCTATCGGTCAACGGCGCCGAGGAGTTCCGCCGTGGCTTCGCGCCACTGTTGCCCGACACCAAGGTCCCCTTCGGCGACCTCGAAGCCATCGAGCGCGAGGTCCGCCGCGGCGATGTCGCGGCACTGCTGGTCGAGCCGATCCAAGGTAAGGGCGTGCAGGTTGCGCCAGCCGGCTACCTCGCCGGAGCGCAGCAGCTGCTGCATGCGAGCGGCGGTCTGTTGATCGCCGACGAGGTGCAGACCGGACTCGGCCGCACCGGCAGGTTCCTCGCCCATCACCACGACGGCGTGACACCCGACATCGTGACAGTCGCGAAGACGCTGTCCGGAGGCTTCGTGCCGGTCGGCGCGACGATGGCCCGGGCCGGGATCTTCGAGAAGGTGTACTCCAGCCTCGACCGGGTGTTCGTGCACGCCTCGACGTTCATGGGCAACGCGCTCGCGATGACCGCAGGACTCGCGACCCTGGCGGTCCTCGACGACGAGGACCTGATCGCCAACGCCGAGCACCGGGGCCAGCAGCTCACCGACGGGTTGCGCGCGATCGCGGCCGACAGCGAGCTGATCGCGGACATCCGTGGCCGCGGCCTGATGATCGGGATCGAGTTCGGCCGCCCCTCGTCACTCGCGGCTCGCGGCATGTGGACCATGCTCAACACCGCCCGCAAGGGCCTGTTCGCCCAGTTGGTCGTCGTACCGCTCTACAACCGCCATCGGGTGCTGACCCAGGTCGCGGGCGACCACATGGCCGTCATCAAGCTGCTGCCGCCGCTGATGATCGGCGACGAGGAGGTCGAGACCTTCCTGACCGCGTTCGCCGACGTCATGGCCGACGCGAAGCGCCCGAACGGCCTCGCCGTCGACTTCGGCCGCACCCTCGTGAAGCAGGCACTCGGCCGCTGA
- the hpnH gene encoding adenosyl-hopene transferase HpnH, translating into MPMRQNLRLGTYLAKQKIAHRERFPLVMELEPLFACNLKCAGCGKIQQPHTVLKQRMPVEQAVGAVEECGAPIVSIAGGEPLMHPQIDEIVGQLLARKRIVLLCTNAVLLPKHLHRFTPHRDFAFMVHIDGLRERHDESVCKDGVFDQAVEAIKAAKAAGFKVMTNTTFFTTDTPQDVIDVLDFLNDDLEVDNMQISPGYAYTKAPDQEHFLGVEQTRALFSEAFANGRRKKWRLNHSPLFLDFIEGKRDFECTPWGIPSYSLLGWQKPCYLLDDGYAQSWQEYLDTTDFKAYGRGNDERCNNCMAHCGYEPTAVLATMGSLKESLRAAVGA; encoded by the coding sequence ATGCCGATGCGTCAGAACCTGCGGCTGGGCACCTACCTGGCGAAGCAGAAGATCGCGCACCGAGAGCGCTTCCCTTTGGTGATGGAGCTCGAGCCGTTGTTCGCCTGCAACCTCAAGTGCGCCGGCTGCGGGAAGATCCAGCAGCCACACACCGTGCTGAAGCAGCGCATGCCGGTCGAGCAGGCGGTCGGCGCGGTGGAGGAGTGCGGCGCGCCGATCGTGTCGATCGCCGGCGGTGAGCCGCTGATGCACCCGCAGATCGACGAGATCGTTGGCCAGCTGCTCGCGCGCAAGCGGATCGTGCTGTTGTGCACCAACGCGGTGCTGCTGCCCAAGCACCTGCACCGGTTCACGCCGCATCGCGACTTCGCGTTCATGGTGCATATCGACGGGCTGCGTGAGCGGCACGACGAGTCGGTGTGCAAGGACGGTGTGTTCGACCAGGCGGTCGAGGCGATCAAGGCGGCGAAGGCGGCCGGGTTCAAGGTGATGACGAACACCACGTTCTTCACCACCGACACCCCGCAGGACGTCATCGACGTGCTCGACTTCCTCAACGACGACCTCGAGGTCGACAATATGCAGATCTCGCCCGGCTACGCCTACACGAAGGCGCCGGACCAGGAGCACTTCCTTGGGGTCGAGCAGACTCGCGCGTTGTTCAGCGAGGCGTTCGCGAACGGTCGCCGCAAGAAGTGGCGGTTGAACCATTCACCGTTGTTCCTCGACTTCATCGAGGGCAAGCGGGACTTCGAGTGCACGCCGTGGGGCATCCCGTCGTACTCCTTGCTCGGCTGGCAGAAGCCCTGCTACCTGCTCGACGACGGATACGCGCAGAGCTGGCAGGAGTACCTCGACACGACGGACTTCAAGGCCTACGGCCGGGGCAACGACGAGCGCTGCAACAACTGCATGGCGCACTGCGGGTACGAACCCACCGCGGTGCTCGCGACGATGGGCTCGCTCAAGGAGAGCTTGCGGGCCGCCGTCGGCGCCTAA
- the ispH gene encoding 4-hydroxy-3-methylbut-2-enyl diphosphate reductase has protein sequence MAEREPVICTPLRVEQAAVLAGRPGAKVVRTGMGSRRTRRRQARFAGDGPLGVLGVAGGLAPQVRPGDVVVASEIRAGAQIVRSPSAPLLAGALRRAGLTVHVGPIVSGGLVGKRGRAALAATGALAVDMESAEITALAGSRAVAVVRAISDTADAPLLRPGTVSRGIDALRALRVAAPVVARWAAMVDDRDILLASPRSFCAGVERAIDIVTRAIERFGAPVYVRRQVVHNAHVVAELEAMGAVFVQELDEVPFGARVVLAAHGVAPEVRVQAVDRELSVVDATCPLVAKVHQEVRRYAAREQTVLLIGHADHEEVVGTVGEAPGRVQVIADEADARVVQVVDPERVAYVMQTTLAVDESERIASVLRSRFPALEAPRQDDICYATSNRQQALREIATECDLVLVVGSVNSSNSQRLVEVARRAGAAAYLVDDAGDVELEWLAGAKRIGITAGASAPPRLVDELVNTLSGLGTVTISERRSVSEDVRFALPKEVS, from the coding sequence GTGGCTGAACGCGAACCGGTGATCTGTACGCCGTTGCGAGTCGAGCAGGCCGCGGTCCTCGCCGGTCGCCCGGGGGCAAAGGTGGTCCGCACGGGGATGGGTTCACGGCGGACCCGTCGCCGGCAGGCCCGCTTCGCGGGGGACGGGCCGCTCGGCGTGCTCGGCGTCGCCGGCGGGCTGGCTCCACAGGTGCGGCCGGGCGATGTGGTCGTCGCATCCGAGATCCGGGCCGGCGCGCAGATCGTGCGGTCGCCGTCCGCACCCCTGCTGGCCGGAGCGCTGCGCCGGGCCGGACTCACCGTGCACGTCGGCCCGATCGTGTCCGGCGGCCTGGTCGGGAAGCGCGGTCGCGCGGCGCTCGCCGCCACCGGCGCGCTCGCGGTCGACATGGAGTCGGCGGAGATCACCGCGCTGGCCGGCAGCCGCGCGGTCGCCGTCGTGCGGGCGATCAGCGATACGGCCGACGCGCCCCTGCTGCGCCCGGGCACCGTCTCGCGCGGGATCGACGCGCTACGTGCGCTGCGGGTGGCCGCGCCCGTGGTTGCCCGCTGGGCGGCGATGGTCGATGACCGCGACATCTTGCTCGCTTCGCCGCGGTCGTTCTGCGCCGGCGTCGAGCGCGCGATCGACATCGTCACGCGCGCGATCGAGCGGTTCGGCGCGCCGGTCTACGTACGCCGGCAAGTGGTGCACAACGCCCACGTGGTCGCCGAGCTGGAGGCGATGGGCGCGGTCTTCGTCCAGGAGCTCGACGAAGTGCCGTTCGGCGCCCGCGTGGTGCTGGCCGCGCACGGTGTGGCGCCGGAGGTGCGTGTCCAGGCCGTGGACCGCGAGCTGTCCGTGGTCGACGCGACCTGTCCGCTGGTCGCGAAGGTGCACCAGGAGGTACGCCGCTACGCCGCGCGCGAGCAGACCGTCCTGCTGATCGGGCACGCCGATCACGAAGAGGTGGTCGGCACGGTCGGCGAAGCGCCAGGCCGGGTGCAGGTCATCGCGGACGAAGCCGACGCGCGGGTGGTGCAGGTCGTGGACCCGGAGCGGGTCGCCTACGTGATGCAGACCACCCTGGCGGTCGACGAGAGCGAGCGCATCGCCTCGGTCCTCCGCAGCAGGTTCCCGGCGCTGGAGGCGCCGCGCCAGGACGACATCTGTTATGCCACCAGCAACCGGCAGCAGGCCCTGCGCGAGATCGCGACCGAGTGCGACCTCGTGCTGGTCGTGGGCTCGGTCAACTCTTCCAACTCCCAGCGGCTGGTCGAGGTCGCGCGCCGCGCCGGCGCTGCGGCGTACCTCGTCGACGACGCCGGTGATGTCGAGCTGGAGTGGCTGGCCGGCGCCAAGCGGATCGGGATCACCGCCGGCGCATCGGCGCCACCACGTTTGGTCGACGAGCTCGTTAACACACTGAGCGGACTGGGCACGGTGACTATCAGCGAGCGACGCAGTGTTTCCGAAGATGTACGTTTCGCACTACCGAAAGAGGTGAGCTGA
- the shc gene encoding squalene--hopene cyclase yields MTITSNQQRSASRGADDARAALDAAVAHLRGLQNPAGWWKGELETNVTMDAEDLLLREFLGIREPAETAQAARWIRSQQRDDGSWANYFGGPGDLSTTVESYVALRLAGDAADADHMRRALGFIHGLGGLESARVFTKLWLSLFGAWSWDDVPNLPPEIVYLPRWFPFNLYDWGCWARQTIVPLTIVATLRPVRPLPFTLDELRTGAPAPAFAALPSWAGFFQRLDKVLHAYARRPLGLLRRAAMRRGIEWVLARQEADGSWGGIQPPWVYSILALHLMGYPLDHPAVVAGIRGLDGFLVREDTDGGVVRRLEACQSPVWDTGLALTALLDAGVPADDPAVRTATDWLLDEEIRVRGDWSVRRPDVEPGGWAFEFANDGYPDTDDTAEVVLALRRVAHPDAERLRAAVDRGVHWVIGMQCKDGGWGAFDADNTRELAYKLPFCDFGAVIDPPSADVTAHIVEMLAACGLAGSDACRRGVSWLWAAQETDGSWFGRWGANHVYGTGAAVPALVAAGVATDDLRIVRAARWLEAHQAEDGGWGEDMRSYRDPSWIGRGASTPSQTAWALLALLAAGRAGSESARRGVAWLVENQCEDGTWDEPYFTGTGFPGDFFINYHLYRLVFPVSALGRYVAATTEGGDRG; encoded by the coding sequence GTGACCATCACCAGCAACCAGCAGCGGTCCGCCTCGCGCGGCGCTGACGACGCGCGCGCTGCGCTCGACGCCGCCGTCGCGCACCTGCGCGGACTCCAGAACCCCGCCGGCTGGTGGAAGGGCGAGCTCGAGACCAACGTCACGATGGACGCCGAGGACCTGCTGCTGCGCGAGTTCCTCGGCATCCGCGAGCCGGCGGAGACCGCGCAGGCCGCTCGCTGGATCCGCTCGCAGCAGCGCGACGACGGCAGCTGGGCCAACTACTTCGGCGGTCCCGGCGACCTGTCGACGACGGTCGAGTCCTACGTCGCGCTCCGACTGGCCGGGGATGCTGCGGATGCCGATCACATGCGCCGCGCGCTCGGCTTCATTCACGGCCTCGGCGGCCTCGAGTCCGCGCGCGTGTTCACCAAGCTCTGGCTCTCGCTGTTCGGCGCGTGGTCGTGGGACGACGTACCCAACCTGCCGCCGGAGATCGTCTACCTTCCGCGCTGGTTCCCGTTCAACCTCTACGACTGGGGCTGCTGGGCGCGTCAGACGATCGTGCCGCTCACCATCGTCGCCACCCTGCGACCCGTGCGCCCGTTGCCGTTCACGCTCGACGAGCTTCGCACCGGCGCGCCGGCGCCGGCGTTCGCGGCGCTGCCGAGCTGGGCCGGCTTCTTCCAGCGGCTGGACAAGGTGCTGCACGCCTACGCCCGGCGACCGCTCGGCTTGCTTCGGCGCGCGGCGATGCGTCGCGGGATCGAGTGGGTGCTGGCGCGCCAGGAGGCGGACGGGTCATGGGGCGGCATCCAGCCGCCGTGGGTCTACTCGATCCTCGCGCTGCACCTCATGGGCTACCCGCTCGATCACCCGGCGGTCGTCGCCGGCATCCGCGGGCTGGACGGCTTCCTGGTCCGCGAGGACACCGACGGGGGCGTCGTACGCCGGCTCGAAGCCTGCCAGTCGCCGGTGTGGGACACCGGCCTGGCGCTCACCGCTCTGCTCGACGCGGGGGTGCCCGCCGACGACCCGGCGGTCCGCACCGCCACCGACTGGCTGCTCGACGAGGAGATCAGGGTCCGCGGCGACTGGTCGGTCCGGCGCCCGGACGTCGAGCCGGGGGGCTGGGCGTTCGAGTTCGCCAACGACGGATACCCGGACACGGACGACACCGCGGAGGTGGTGCTCGCCTTGCGCCGGGTCGCCCATCCGGATGCCGAACGGCTGCGCGCCGCCGTCGACCGGGGCGTGCACTGGGTGATCGGCATGCAGTGCAAGGACGGCGGCTGGGGCGCCTTCGACGCCGACAACACCCGCGAGCTCGCCTACAAGCTGCCGTTCTGCGACTTCGGCGCGGTCATCGACCCGCCGTCGGCCGACGTCACGGCACACATCGTCGAGATGCTCGCGGCCTGCGGGCTGGCCGGCTCCGACGCCTGTCGCCGCGGGGTCTCGTGGTTGTGGGCCGCGCAGGAGACCGACGGCTCGTGGTTCGGGCGCTGGGGGGCCAACCACGTCTACGGCACCGGCGCCGCCGTGCCCGCGCTGGTCGCGGCCGGGGTCGCGACCGACGACCTCCGCATCGTCCGTGCGGCGCGGTGGCTCGAGGCGCACCAGGCCGAGGACGGCGGCTGGGGAGAGGACATGCGCTCCTACCGCGACCCCAGCTGGATCGGGCGCGGCGCGTCCACTCCCTCGCAGACCGCCTGGGCGCTACTTGCCCTGCTTGCCGCGGGGCGCGCCGGATCCGAGTCCGCGCGCCGCGGGGTGGCGTGGTTGGTCGAGAACCAATGCGAGGACGGCACGTGGGACGAGCCGTATTTCACCGGCACAGGATTTCCCGGCGACTTCTTCATCAACTATCACTTGTACCGGCTGGTGTTCCCGGTGAGCGCCCTCGGCCGGTACGTCGCCGCGACGACCGAGGGAGGTGACCGTGGCTGA
- a CDS encoding polyprenyl synthetase family protein has protein sequence MLPHTLNRSRDLVEPAMRAAVARLDPASRRVAEYHLGWVDADGRPAAAGGKAVRPALALLSARAAGGPAEVGVPGAVAVELVHNFSLLHDDLMDGDVQRRHRATVWAVWGASTAILVGDAMLALAYQVLADSPGGHAVAASSLLGTATQGLIAGQVEDLAFEQRSSVSVEECVEMAAGKTGALLGCSAAIGAVLAGAAQPAVGALRRYGEELGLAFQLVDDLLGIWGDQAATGKPVGSDLRARKKSLPVAYALESGSPAATELAGWLATPGPDSDDEVRRAAELVEIAGGRGWAKAEAVRRLDAASSALGDADLDPVARDELVALGRFVVSRES, from the coding sequence ATGCTGCCCCACACCCTCAACCGCAGCCGCGACCTGGTCGAGCCTGCGATGCGGGCGGCGGTGGCGCGGCTGGACCCGGCCAGCCGTCGGGTCGCGGAGTACCACCTCGGCTGGGTCGACGCGGACGGCCGCCCGGCCGCAGCCGGCGGCAAAGCGGTTCGCCCCGCGCTTGCCCTGCTCTCCGCACGGGCCGCGGGCGGGCCGGCCGAGGTCGGCGTACCGGGAGCGGTCGCGGTCGAGCTCGTGCACAACTTCTCGCTGCTGCACGACGACCTGATGGACGGCGACGTGCAGCGGCGGCATCGCGCGACCGTGTGGGCGGTGTGGGGCGCCTCGACCGCGATCCTCGTCGGGGACGCGATGCTGGCGCTGGCCTACCAGGTGCTCGCGGACTCGCCCGGTGGACACGCGGTGGCCGCGAGCTCGTTGCTCGGGACCGCGACGCAGGGGCTGATCGCCGGTCAGGTCGAGGACCTTGCCTTCGAGCAGAGGTCGTCGGTCAGCGTGGAGGAGTGCGTGGAGATGGCGGCCGGCAAGACCGGTGCCCTGCTGGGGTGCTCGGCGGCGATCGGCGCGGTGCTCGCCGGAGCGGCGCAGCCGGCGGTCGGTGCGCTTCGCCGGTACGGCGAAGAACTCGGGCTGGCCTTCCAGCTCGTCGATGACCTGCTCGGCATCTGGGGCGACCAGGCTGCCACCGGCAAGCCGGTCGGCAGCGACCTGCGCGCGCGCAAGAAGTCGCTGCCGGTTGCCTACGCCCTCGAAAGCGGCAGTCCCGCCGCGACCGAGCTGGCCGGCTGGCTCGCGACGCCCGGTCCGGACTCCGACGACGAGGTGCGCCGCGCGGCCGAGCTCGTGGAGATCGCGGGCGGGCGCGGCTGGGCCAAGGCGGAGGCGGTGCGCCGCCTCGACGCCGCGTCGAGCGCGCTCGGCGACGCCGACCTCGACCCGGTCGCCCGGGACGAGCTGGTCGCACTCGGCCGCTTCGTCGTGAGCCGGGAGAGCTAG